A genomic window from Triticum urartu cultivar G1812 chromosome 7, Tu2.1, whole genome shotgun sequence includes:
- the LOC125521730 gene encoding chitin elicitor receptor kinase 1-like isoform X1 yields MEASPPPLLPLLLLLLLAAAAGPNAAAAAGDGCSRGCDLALGSYYVASNQNVTYIANLFGFSDYRVLGKYNPGIPNLDFVAAGDRLNVPFPCHCLAPPSAPASTFLAASIRYDVHTGDTYISIADQFNNLTTPAWLQATNTYPANNIPDVGSVNVTVNCSCVDAGISTQYGLFLTYPLRDRETLASVAANHSFSSPEQMDLLRKYNPGMDGVTGSGIVYIPAKDPNGSYLPLESSGKKSSAGAIAGGVVAGVVALVLAVVLFLFYRRRKAKQDALLPSSEESTRLASAVSMQKVTPSSSQADGASPAAGITVDKSVEFSYEELFNATEGFNIIHKIGQGGFGAVYYAELRGEKAAIKKMDMQATQEFLAELKVLTHVHHLNLVRLIGYCTESSLFLVYEFIENGNLSQHLRGTGYEPLSWVERVQIALDSARGLEYIHEHTVPVYIHRDIKSANILIDKNTRAKVADFGLTKLTEVGGGTSLQTRVVGTFGYMPPEYARYGDVSPKVDVYAFGVVLYELISAKDAIVRSTESASDSKGLVYLFEEALNAPDPKEGLKRLIDPKLGDDYPIDAILKMTHLANACTQEDPKLRPTMRSVVVALMTLSSTSEFWDMNALYENPGLVNLMSGR; encoded by the exons ATGGAAGCTTCGCCGCCTCCGCTCCTCcccctgctcctcctcctcctcctggccGCGGCGGCGGGCCCGAACGCGGCCGCCGCGGCGGGGGACGGCTGCAGCCGGGGCTGCGACCTCGCGCTGGGCTCCTACTACGTCGCGTCCAACCAGAACGTCACCTACATCGCCAACCTCTTCGGGTTCTCCGACTACCGAGTGCTCGGCAAGTACAACCCCGGGATCCCCAACCTCGACTTCGTCGCCGCCGGGGACCGCCTCAACGTCCCCTTCCCCTGCCATTGCCTCGCGCCGCCGTCCGCCCCGGCCTCCACCTTCCTCGCCGCCTCTATCCGCTACGACGTCCACACCGGGGACACCTACATCAGCATCGCCGACCAATTCAACAACCTCACCACCCCCGCCTGGCTGCAGGCCACAAACACCTACCCGGCCAACAACATCCCCGACGTCGGCTCCGTCAACGTCACCGTCAACTGCTCATGCGTCGACGCCGGAATCTCCACGCAGTACGGCCTCTTCCTCACATACCCGCTGAGGGACAGAGAGACGCTCGCCTCCGTCGCCGCCAATCATAGCTTCTCGTCGCCGGAGCAGATGGACCTGCTCAGAAAGTATAACCCCGGGATGGACGGTGTCACCGGGAGCGGCATCGTGTATATCCCAGCCAAAG ATCCCAATGGAAGCTaccttcctctggaatcatcagG GAAAAAAAGTTCAGCAGGAGCAATAGCAGGAGGTGTTGTGGCTGGTGTAGTTGCACTAGTCCTGGCTGTCGTGTTATTCTTGTTTTATAGGCGAAGAAAGGCGAAACAGGACGCTTTGCTTCCATCTTCTGAAGAATCTACCCGTCTAG CCAGTGCAGTATCCATGCAAAAGGTGACACCATCGAGCAGTCAAGCTGACGGAGCTTCACCAGCTGCCGGCATTACAGTTGATAAATCAGTCGAGTTCTCATATGAAGAACTTTTTAATGCTACAGAAGGCTTTAACATAATTCATAAAATTGGACAAGGTGGTTTTGGTGCTGTCTATTATGCTGAGCTTAGAGGCGAG AAAGCTGCCATAAAAAAGATGGACATGCAGGCTACTCAAGAGTTCCTTGCTGAGTTAAAAGTTTTGACACATGTTCATCATCTTAATCTG GTGCGCTTGATTGGTTATTGCACGGAGAGTTCTTTGTTCCTTGTCTACGAATTTATCGAGAATGGCAACTTAAGCCAGCATTTGCGTGGAACTG GTTATGAGCCTCTTTCTTGGGTTGAAAGAGTTCAGATTGCACTAGATTCAGCAAGAGGTCTTGAGTACATTCATGAGCATACCGTTCCAGTGTACATACATCGGGACATCAAATCCGCAAACATATTGATAGACAAGAACACCCGTGCAAAG GTTGCAGATTTTGGTCTAACAAAACTTACAGAAGTTGGTGGTGGTACATCTTTGCAAACACGTGTTGTTGGTACATTCGGTTACATGCCTCCAGA ATATGCCCGATACGGTGATGTTTCTCCTAAAGTCGATGTCTATGCCTTTGGTGTTGTTTTGTACGAACTTATTTCAGCCAAAGATGCCATTGTCCGATCAACTGAATCTGCCAGTGATTCAAAGGGATTGGTTTATCTG TTTGAGGAGGCTCTCAATGCACCGGATCCGAAGGAAGGCCTCAAGAGGCTGATCGATCCAAAGCTAGGAGACGATTACCCCATCGACGCCATTCTCAAG ATGACGCACCTGGCGAACGCATGCACACAGGAGGACCCCAAGCTGAGGCCGACAATGAGATCCGTGGTGGTGGCGCTGATGACGCTGTCCTCCACGAGCGAGTTCTGGGATATGAACGCCCTCTACGAAAACCCGGGCTTGGTGAACCTCATGTCCGGCAGATGA
- the LOC125521732 gene encoding uncharacterized protein LOC125521732 translates to MKMAGSVVLLISLLSAIAPLPSEALNVRGHLLKSKTFRSPPILLGPGSVSNKYHHDVDFPRGHLAVKSFDAEVVDENGVPVPLHETYLHHWVAEPYYALKNSQSPDTQNLPKGMLKRNDGVCKTTLGQYFGLGSETRHTATWVPDPYGIEIGNEDKAPEGYEEKWLLNIHAIDTRGVVDKSSCTECKCDFYNVTIDEYGRTISKNYTGGLFCCYDQTQCRVKEGFNGEVRKLFLQYTVTWLDWTDAVVPVKIYIFDVTDTAMLDGTPGHSCKVEYQVEECSAENRANNECIHTKTARAALPRGGDIVFSVAHQHSGGVGASLHGQDGRLLCESLPTYGTGKEAGNEANYIVGMSTCYPKPGSIKVSDGEVLTIVSNYSSVRQHTGVMGLVYILVAEPQEPAPAPSLCFSFPVPWCLPAWMSSNM, encoded by the exons ATGAAAATGGCTGGCTCTGTTGTGCTGCTCATTTCGCTCCTATCGGCTATTGCTCCCCTACCCTCTGAAGCCCTCAACGTGAGAGGCCATCTTCTTAAATCAAAGACGTTCCGTTCTCCGCCCATCTTACTGGGCCCTGGATCAGTCTCAAACAAGTACCACCATGATGTCGACTTCCCCCGAGGCCACCTTGCAGTCAAGAGCTTTGATGCAGAGGTCGTCGATGAGAATGGCGTCCCTGTCCCGCTCCATGAGACTTACCTGCATCACTGGGTTGCAGAACCATACTATGCTCTGAAGAACAGTCAGAGCCCCGATACGCAGAATCTTCCAAAAGGAATGCTTAAAAGGAATGATGGAGTGTGCAAGACCACACTAGGCCAGTACTTCGGGCTCGGTTCCGAGACTCGCCACACTGCCACATGGGTTCCTGATCCTTATGGAATTGAGATTGGCAATGAAGACAAGGCCCCTGAAGGCTATGAGGAGAAATGGTTGCTCAATATTCATGCCATCGACACAAGGGGCGTGGTCGACAAGTCTAGCTGCACCGAGTGCAAGTGCGACTTTTACAATGTCACAATTGATGAGTATGGGCGCACAATCTCAAAGAACTACACTGGTGGGCTATTTTGCTGCTATGATCAGACCCAGTGTCGGGTCAAAGAAGGGTTCAATGGCGAGGTGCGGAAGTTGTTCTTGCAGTACACCGTGACGTGGCTCGACTGGACTGATGCGGTGGTGCCTGTCAAGATTTACATATTTGACGTTACGGATACCGCTATGCTCGATGGTACTCCTGGACATTCTTGCAAG GTTGAGTATCAAGTCGAGGAATGCAGCGCAGAAAACCGAGCCAACAATGAGTGCATCCATACTAAGACTGCTAGAGCGGCCTTGCCGCGTGGAGGAGATATCGTGTTCAGTGTTGCGCACCAGCACTCCGGAGGAGTCGGTGCTTCTTTGCATGGCCAG GATGGACGCCTTCTTTGTGAATCGCTTCCAACTTACGGCACAGGGAAGGAGGCAGGAAACGAGGCGAACTACATCGTTGGCATGTCGACGTGCTACCCTAAGCCAGGATCCATCAAGGTCAGTGACGGTGAGGTGCTGACCATCGTCTCCAACTACAGCAGCGTGCGCCAGCACACCGGCGTCATGGGCCTGGTCTACATCCTCGTGGCCGAGCCGCAGGAGCCAGCTCCGGCGCCATCCCTGTGCTTCAGTTTCCCAGTCCCAT GGTGCCTACCGGCATGGATGTCTAGCAACATGTGA
- the LOC125521730 gene encoding chitin elicitor receptor kinase 1-like isoform X2, with product MEASPPPLLPLLLLLLLAAAAGPNAAAAAGDGCSRGCDLALGSYYVASNQNVTYIANLFGFSDYRVLGKYNPGIPNLDFVAAGDRLNVPFPCHCLAPPSAPASTFLAASIRYDVHTGDTYISIADQFNNLTTPAWLQATNTYPANNIPDVGSVNVTVNCSCVDAGISTQYGLFLTYPLRDRETLASVAANHSFSSPEQMDLLRKYNPGMDGVTGSGIVYIPAKDPNGSYLPLESSGKKSSAGAIAGGVVAGVVALVLAVVLFLFYRRRKAKQDALLPSSEESTRLASAVSMQKVTPSSSQADGASPAAGITVDKSVEFSYEELFNATEGFNIIHKIGQGGFGAVYYAELRGEKAAIKKMDMQATQEFLAELKVLTHVHHLNLVRLIGYCTESSLFLVYEFIENGNLSQHLRGTGYEPLSWVERVQIALDSARGLEYIHEHTVPVYIHRDIKSANILIDKNTRAKVADFGLTKLTEVGGGTSLQTRVVGTFGYMPPEYARYGDVSPKVDVYAFGVVLYELISAKDAIVRSTESASDSKGLVYLVVSEPR from the exons ATGGAAGCTTCGCCGCCTCCGCTCCTCcccctgctcctcctcctcctcctggccGCGGCGGCGGGCCCGAACGCGGCCGCCGCGGCGGGGGACGGCTGCAGCCGGGGCTGCGACCTCGCGCTGGGCTCCTACTACGTCGCGTCCAACCAGAACGTCACCTACATCGCCAACCTCTTCGGGTTCTCCGACTACCGAGTGCTCGGCAAGTACAACCCCGGGATCCCCAACCTCGACTTCGTCGCCGCCGGGGACCGCCTCAACGTCCCCTTCCCCTGCCATTGCCTCGCGCCGCCGTCCGCCCCGGCCTCCACCTTCCTCGCCGCCTCTATCCGCTACGACGTCCACACCGGGGACACCTACATCAGCATCGCCGACCAATTCAACAACCTCACCACCCCCGCCTGGCTGCAGGCCACAAACACCTACCCGGCCAACAACATCCCCGACGTCGGCTCCGTCAACGTCACCGTCAACTGCTCATGCGTCGACGCCGGAATCTCCACGCAGTACGGCCTCTTCCTCACATACCCGCTGAGGGACAGAGAGACGCTCGCCTCCGTCGCCGCCAATCATAGCTTCTCGTCGCCGGAGCAGATGGACCTGCTCAGAAAGTATAACCCCGGGATGGACGGTGTCACCGGGAGCGGCATCGTGTATATCCCAGCCAAAG ATCCCAATGGAAGCTaccttcctctggaatcatcagG GAAAAAAAGTTCAGCAGGAGCAATAGCAGGAGGTGTTGTGGCTGGTGTAGTTGCACTAGTCCTGGCTGTCGTGTTATTCTTGTTTTATAGGCGAAGAAAGGCGAAACAGGACGCTTTGCTTCCATCTTCTGAAGAATCTACCCGTCTAG CCAGTGCAGTATCCATGCAAAAGGTGACACCATCGAGCAGTCAAGCTGACGGAGCTTCACCAGCTGCCGGCATTACAGTTGATAAATCAGTCGAGTTCTCATATGAAGAACTTTTTAATGCTACAGAAGGCTTTAACATAATTCATAAAATTGGACAAGGTGGTTTTGGTGCTGTCTATTATGCTGAGCTTAGAGGCGAG AAAGCTGCCATAAAAAAGATGGACATGCAGGCTACTCAAGAGTTCCTTGCTGAGTTAAAAGTTTTGACACATGTTCATCATCTTAATCTG GTGCGCTTGATTGGTTATTGCACGGAGAGTTCTTTGTTCCTTGTCTACGAATTTATCGAGAATGGCAACTTAAGCCAGCATTTGCGTGGAACTG GTTATGAGCCTCTTTCTTGGGTTGAAAGAGTTCAGATTGCACTAGATTCAGCAAGAGGTCTTGAGTACATTCATGAGCATACCGTTCCAGTGTACATACATCGGGACATCAAATCCGCAAACATATTGATAGACAAGAACACCCGTGCAAAG GTTGCAGATTTTGGTCTAACAAAACTTACAGAAGTTGGTGGTGGTACATCTTTGCAAACACGTGTTGTTGGTACATTCGGTTACATGCCTCCAGA ATATGCCCGATACGGTGATGTTTCTCCTAAAGTCGATGTCTATGCCTTTGGTGTTGTTTTGTACGAACTTATTTCAGCCAAAGATGCCATTGTCCGATCAACTGAATCTGCCAGTGATTCAAAGGGATTGGTTTATCTG gtggtatcagagcctcgttgA